One Leptolyngbya sp. CCY15150 DNA window includes the following coding sequences:
- a CDS encoding HAD family phosphatase, producing the protein MPLKAVLFDCSGVIIHDEELRKQLLEELLLDENLRPNGEEFAPLCLGRSDRACLTDLFERRGRIMNQDYLKRLCDRKAERYQRLLDDQAKLPIYPGVTDLLYQLRTLQVAIAVVSGAARSEVDYVMQRSHLADQVNAVISGDDYLVGPPEPDGYLTAIARLNAQQATLNLMPADCLVIEDTPAGIQAAKAAGMSVVGVANTYPYHMMQRQANWAVDYLTELELDRVQQVFNGAELRQSVG; encoded by the coding sequence ATGCCGCTAAAAGCTGTATTGTTCGACTGTAGTGGTGTGATCATCCATGATGAAGAGCTCCGCAAACAGTTGCTGGAAGAACTTCTCCTGGATGAAAATCTGCGACCCAATGGGGAAGAATTTGCGCCCCTGTGCCTGGGACGGAGCGATCGCGCTTGTCTGACAGACTTGTTTGAACGGCGCGGGCGGATTATGAATCAGGATTACCTCAAACGATTGTGCGATCGCAAGGCGGAGCGCTATCAACGCCTGCTGGACGATCAAGCCAAGTTGCCGATTTATCCAGGGGTGACGGATTTGCTCTACCAACTGCGGACGTTGCAGGTGGCGATCGCGGTGGTGAGTGGCGCGGCGCGGTCTGAGGTCGATTACGTGATGCAGCGCAGTCACTTAGCCGATCAAGTCAATGCAGTGATATCAGGCGATGACTACCTAGTGGGGCCGCCAGAGCCGGATGGTTACCTGACAGCGATCGCTCGTTTGAATGCTCAGCAGGCCACGCTCAACCTCATGCCAGCAGACTGCTTGGTGATTGAAGATACACCGGCGGGGATTCAGGCGGCCAAGGCGGCGGGCATGTCGGTGGTGGGGGTGGCGAATACCTACCCCTATCACATGATGCAGCGGCAGGCGAACTGGGCCGTGGACTATTTGACGGAGCTGGAGCTAGATCGGGTGCAGCAGGTGTTCAATGGGGCCGAATTGCGTCAATCAGTAGGGTGA